In Fusobacterium canifelinum, a genomic segment contains:
- a CDS encoding DUF695 domain-containing protein, with protein MKQNFNEIKQNWNFYMCRVDDKPASIRLNLALCNIAPVEDYKHRLSIFIKMNNPTEDGLSSDEEYPMLCDIEDEVIDRLESLEDIFAGTVKTQGRLELYVFTKNPEKSEELCKEAFKKFPDYQWKSYIDEDKEWDFYFNFLYPDVYSYQAIMNRTVIENLTEQGDNLEKEREIDHWLYFSSEENINIAIKKVEELGYKILSSKKLDDEKNYPYQLNISRMDNAIYSHVNQIVWELIEIAEPLNGYYDGWGCNITK; from the coding sequence TTGAAACAAAATTTTAATGAAATCAAACAAAACTGGAACTTTTATATGTGTCGTGTAGATGATAAGCCTGCTTCTATCCGTCTTAACTTAGCTCTATGTAATATTGCACCTGTTGAAGATTACAAACATAGACTTAGTATTTTTATAAAAATGAATAATCCTACTGAAGATGGACTTTCATCTGATGAAGAATATCCAATGCTATGTGATATTGAAGATGAAGTTATAGACAGATTAGAAAGTTTGGAAGATATATTTGCAGGAACTGTGAAAACACAAGGAAGATTAGAACTTTATGTTTTTACTAAAAATCCTGAAAAAAGCGAAGAACTTTGTAAAGAAGCATTTAAAAAATTTCCAGATTATCAATGGAAATCTTATATAGATGAAGATAAAGAATGGGATTTTTACTTTAATTTCCTTTACCCAGATGTATACTCTTACCAAGCTATAATGAACAGAACTGTTATAGAAAATTTAACAGAGCAAGGAGATAATTTAGAAAAAGAACGCGAAATAGATCATTGGCTTTACTTTTCTTCAGAAGAAAATATAAATATAGCAATTAAAAAAGTTGAAGAATTAGGTTATAAAATTCTTTCAAGTAAAAAATTAGATGATGAAAAAAATTATCCTTATCAACTTAATATTTCTAGAATGGATAATGCTATATACAGTCATGTAAATCAAATTGTATGGGAACTTATAGAAATTGCTGAACCTTTGAATGGATATTATGATGGTTGGGGTTGTAATATCACAAAATAA